A single region of the Salvia miltiorrhiza cultivar Shanhuang (shh) chromosome 8, IMPLAD_Smil_shh, whole genome shotgun sequence genome encodes:
- the LOC130998194 gene encoding uncharacterized protein LOC130998194, producing the protein MEIFQFPLCSGRRQEVVGESRRRRAEAALEPAEARGGGGVGSEARGWWRRRRKMVAKARGAGGARRWKKAEGSGCCGRGGIGARRGARRHRRWRRSRRKVEALQEDGGGGVRMLRLFAVDQEVGLTYAQKLASTTRGRGHVEGKNEDMNEARVAYKDYISACKKTLLLHKKKIDSLNPIVEAAWRAYWALPETQAKSAQASKNRRSEPCGVGTGMAIHHGGSRSALDHAEHLARESNIPFDAASWATFRRIHFKNGQYTAGRPAQHGLEVERRVAELREIQGEVTPADVDRIFREVVTPDPKGRIMGLGMMMSKALTSGDGESSTSTSTSHFDAPSKAEFTTLREDLDTTASALTRAVQEIEARRHREEEQARTIQEMQSQIALLMRGFRPSTPSDETHPDL; encoded by the exons ATGGAAATCTTTCAATTTCCTCTCTGCAGCGGCCGACGGCAAGAGGTGGTGGGCGAGAGCCGGAGGCGGAGGGCAGAGGCGGCGTTGGAGCCTGCGGAGGCGCGAGGCGGCGGAGGCGTTGGAAGCGAAGCAAGAGGATGGTGGAGGCGGCGCAGGAAGATGGTGGCGAAGGCGCGAGGCGCCGGAGGTGCCAGGCGGTGGAAGAAGGCGGAGGGCAGCGGCTGTTGCGGCAGAGGCGGCATTGGAGCCCGCAGAGGCGCGAGGCGGCATAGGCGTTGGAGACGGAGCAGGAGGAAGGTGGAGGCGTTGCAGGAGGATGGTGGCGGAGGCGTGAGGATG CTAAGGCTATTTGCCGTTGATCAAGAGGTTGGCTTGACTTACGCTCAGAAATTAGCATCCACCACGAGAGGTCGAGGGCATGTGGAAGGGAAGAATGAAGACATGAATG AGGCTCGAGTAGCATATAAGGATTACATTTCTGCATGCAAGAAAACCCTCCTACTACACAAGAAGAAGATTGATTCTCTCAATCCTATTGTTGAGGCTGCTTGGAGGGCTTATTGGGCATTGCCTGAAACTCAGGCAAAGTCTGCACAGGCGTCTAAGAATCGCCGTTCTGAGCCTTGCGGTGTTGGTACAGGGATGGCTATTCATCATGGCGGGTCGCGTAGCGCTCTGGATCATGCTGAGCATCTG GCTCGGGAGAGCAATATCCCTTTTGACGCGGCGTCTTGGGCTACCTTTCGACGTATCCATTTTAAGAATGGACAGTATACCGCCGGACGACCTGCGCAGCACGGG TTGGAGGTCGAGAGGCGAGTGGCAGAGCTGCGTGAGATACAGGGAGAGGTCACACCCGCCGACGTGGATCGCATCTTCCGAGAGGTAGTCACTCCTGATCCGAAGGGGCGCATCATGGGATTAGGTATGATGATGTCGAAGGCGCTTACTTCAGGCGACGGCGAGTCGAGCACCTCCACCAGCACCTCACACTTCGATGCTCCTTCAAAGGCTGAGTTTACCACTTTGAGGGAGGATCTTGACACCACAGCGAGTGCTCTGACCAGAGCAGTGCAGGAGATAGAGGCCAGGAGACATAGAGAGGAGGAGCAGGCTAGGACTATACAGGAGATGCAGTCCCAGATCGCGTTGCTCATGCGAGGATTTCGACCATCCACCCCTTCTGATGAGACTCACCCAGACCTTTGA